From Brachionichthys hirsutus isolate HB-005 chromosome 7, CSIRO-AGI_Bhir_v1, whole genome shotgun sequence, the proteins below share one genomic window:
- the aldh18a1 gene encoding delta-1-pyrroline-5-carboxylate synthase — protein sequence MLTRLASCSRLPSRIRERNVCPLSIRAFSQDKLSFPRPHGKSFAHRSELKHAKRIVVKLGSAVVTRDECGLALGRLASIVEQVAMLQNEGREMMIVTSGAVAFGKQRLRHEILLSQSVRQALHSGQNQLKDMSLPVLEARACAAAGQSGLMALYEAMFTQYSTCTAQILVTNLDFHDEQKRRNLNSTLHELLRMNIVPIINTNDAVVAPPVPSSDLQGLNVISIKDNDSLAARLAVEMRADLLIALSDVEGLYNSPPGTDNAKLIDIFYPGDQQLITYGNKSRVGLGGMEAKVKAALWALQGGTSVVIANGTHPKVTGHVVTDIVEGKKLGTFFSEVKPSGPTVEQQTEMARHAGRALASLHPEKREEIICCLAELLTLKKDEILSANKKDMESATASGRFSQPLVNRLSLSTAKLNSLAIGLRQLAASSRDSVGRVLRRTRVANNLELEQITVPIGVLLVIFEARPDCLPQVSALAIASGNALLLKGGKEASHTNRILHQLTQEALSIHGVADAVQLVSTREEVEDLCRLDKLIDLIIPRGSSQLVRDIQRAAKGIPVLGHSEGVCHVYIDNDASIDKAINVVRDSKCDYPAACNAMETLLIHRDLLRTPIFDQIIDMLRAEHVKIHAGPRFASHLTFSPSEVMSLRTEYGDLECCIEVVDSMQDAVDHIHKYGSSHTDVIVTENEESAEQFLQQVDSACVFWNSSTRFADGYRFGLGAEVGISTARIHARGPVGLEGLLTTKWVLRGEGHTVSDFSEQGSMKYLHENIPVPQGGFS from the exons TCTCGCCTGCCATCCAGAATCCGGGAAAGAAATGTCTGTCCCCTCTCCATCCGAGCATTTTCCCAGGATAAAT TGTCCTTCCCACGTCCCCACGGGAAGTCTTTCGCCCACCGCAGCGAGTTGAAGCATGCCAAGCGCATCGTGGTGAAGCTGGGGAGTGCCGTGGTGACGCGGGACGAGTGCGGCCTGGCGCTGGGACGACTGGCCTCCATAGTCGAGCAG gtGGCCATGCTGCAGAACGAAGGCAGGGAGATGATGATCGTCACCAGCGGCGCCGTGGCTTTCGGGAAGCAGCGACTGAGACACGAGATTCTTCTGTCTCAGAGCGTCCGACAGGCCCTGCATTCGGGACAGAACCAACTGAAAGACATG TCACTTCCCGTGTTGGAGGCGAGGGCGTGTGCGGCTGCTGGCCAGAGCGGGTTGATGGCGCTGTATGAAGCCATGTTCACCCAGTACAGCACCTGCACTGCACAA ATTCTGGTCACCAACCTGGACTTTCACGACGAGCAGAAGCGGCGCAACCTGAACAGCACGCTCCACGAGCTGCTGCGCATGAACATCGTTCCCATCATTAACACCAACGACGCCGTCGTGGCGCCGCCTGTTCCGAGCAGCGACCTGCAGGGACTTAAT GTGATCAGCATCAAAGATAATGACAGCTTAGCTGCGCGGCTGGCTGTTGAAATGAGGGCAGACCTCCTCATCGCCTTGTCTGATGTGGAAG GTTTATACAACAGCCCTCCAGGAACAGATAACGCCAAGCTCATCGATATATTCTATCCTGGAGACCAGCAGTTGATAACATACGGCAACAAGTCGAGAGTCGGCCTCGGTGGGATGGAGGCCAAG GTGAAAGCAGCTCTTTGGGCGCTACAAGGCGGCACGTCTGTTGTCATCGCCAACGGGACGCACCCCAAAGTCACAGGCCACGTTGTTACCGACATTGTTGAAGGGAAGAAACTCGGCACCTTCTTCTCCGAAGTGAAACCCTCGG GTCCCACCGTGGAGCAGCAGACGGAGATGGCTCGGCATGCGGGCAGGGCTCTGGCCTCCCTGCACCCCGAAAAG AGAGAGGAGATCATCTGCTGTCTCGCTGAGCTGCTTACGCTGAAGAAAGATGAAATTCTCAGCGCCAACAAAAAAGACATGGAATCAGCCACAGCATCAG GTCGTTTTTCCCAGCCTCTCGTCAACCGCTTGAGTCTGTCGACCGCGAAGCTGAACAGCCTTGCCATCGGCCTCCGACAGCTCGCGGCGTCCTCCAGGGACAGCGTGGGACGGGTGCTGAGGAGGACCAGGGTGGCCAACAACTTGGAGCTGGAACAGATTACTGTCCCCATCGGTGTCCTGCTGGTCATCTTTGAGGCGCGTCCCGATTGTCTCCCACAG GTGTCAGCTCTGGCTATTGCCAGTGGAAATGCGTTGCTGCTGAAAGGCGGTAAAGAGGCGTCCCACACCAATAGAATTCTGCATCAACTGACCCAGGAAGCGCTTTCCATTCATGGAGTGGCCGACGCTGTTCAGCTG GTGAGCACACGGGAAGAAGTTGAGGATCTGTGCCGACTAGACAAATTGATCGACCTGATCATTCCACGGGGCTCATCTCAGCTCGTCCGGGATATCCAAAGGGCCGCTAAGGGTATTCCCGTCCTGGGCCACAGCGAAGGCGTTTGTCATGTCTACATAGACAACGATGCCAGCATAGACAAAGCTATTAATGTCG TCAGAGACTCCAAATGTGACTACCCTGCAGCCTGCAACGCCATGGAGACCCTCCTCATTCACAGAGATCTGCTGCGAACTCCTATATTTGACCAGATCATCGATATGTTGCGAGCGGAACAT GTGAAGATCCATGCAGGCCCTCGGTTTGCATCCCATTTGACTTTCAGCCCGTCTGAAGTGATGTCTCTGAGGACCGAGTATGGCGACCTGGAGTGCTGCATTGAGGTGGTAGACAGCATGCAGGATGCTGTGGACCACATCCACAAATACGGCAGCTCCCACACTGATGTCATCGTCACAGAAAATGAAGAGTCAGCCGAACAGTTCCTGCAGCAGGTGGATAGTGCTTGTGTATTCTGGAACTCCAGCACTCGCTTTGCCGATGGCTACCGCTTTGGTCTAG GAGCTGAGGTTGGTATAAGCACAGCACGGATACATGCCAGAGGTCCGGTTGGACTGGAGGGGCTTCTGACCACCAAATGGGTCCTCCGTGGGGAAGGGCACACGGTATCTGACTTCTCTGAGCAAGGCAGTATGAAATACCTTCATGAAAACATCCCTGTCCCCCAGGGGGGCTTCAGTTAG